In Anseongella ginsenosidimutans, one genomic interval encodes:
- a CDS encoding DUF4407 domain-containing protein — protein sequence MKKISRFFWFCAGANIPLLDKHPTEHNKYFSIGATVVFTALFAALAGGYALYFVFSGSPGAVLLVIFFGILWGLAIFNLDCYIVSSISKQDTAWKQFLQASPRIILAVLIAIVIARPLELKIFDKEIRAELKEQFLADAKARIDTVNKSFDKKYALESGRAAALKAEGDSLYKEINELRYVLNQEFFGEKTSQTSGIQGYGPYSKKKEEVIRQKEERLAYLRNEYARADSFILVRKKADGLLDQVIPGEATLDSLASLAGFADRNSALSGISELSTGQNDKSTAGAVLFITLLFVAFECMPVFVKLISSKGPYDEEILTRETLRIRELEREREATERIKNRTQETYIDAEAGKQSSIIRSKAIAELELTETAIEAWKNKERKGIAENITDYIRMK from the coding sequence ATGAAAAAGATCAGCCGGTTTTTCTGGTTTTGTGCGGGAGCTAATATTCCCCTTCTTGACAAACATCCCACCGAGCATAATAAATATTTCAGCATAGGAGCGACGGTGGTTTTTACCGCGCTTTTTGCCGCGCTGGCCGGCGGTTATGCCTTGTATTTTGTTTTCTCAGGCAGTCCGGGCGCGGTACTGCTCGTCATCTTCTTTGGAATACTCTGGGGGCTGGCCATCTTTAATTTAGACTGCTACATTGTATCCAGCATCAGTAAGCAGGACACAGCCTGGAAGCAATTCCTGCAGGCCAGCCCCCGCATTATTCTCGCCGTGTTGATCGCTATCGTGATCGCCCGCCCCCTGGAACTCAAAATATTCGACAAGGAAATACGGGCGGAACTAAAGGAGCAATTTCTCGCAGATGCTAAAGCGCGCATCGATACCGTTAATAAGAGCTTTGATAAGAAATACGCCCTTGAGTCCGGCCGGGCAGCCGCGCTGAAAGCGGAAGGCGATAGCCTGTACAAGGAGATCAATGAATTAAGATACGTACTGAACCAGGAATTCTTCGGAGAAAAGACCAGTCAAACGTCGGGGATCCAGGGCTATGGCCCCTATTCAAAGAAGAAGGAGGAGGTCATCCGGCAAAAAGAGGAAAGGCTCGCCTACCTTCGAAATGAATACGCCCGCGCCGATAGCTTTATCCTGGTTCGCAAAAAGGCCGACGGGCTTCTGGACCAGGTTATCCCCGGAGAAGCAACCCTGGATAGCCTCGCGAGCCTCGCCGGCTTTGCCGATCGCAACAGCGCACTTTCCGGGATCTCCGAATTAAGCACCGGCCAAAACGACAAAAGTACCGCTGGCGCCGTACTGTTTATTACCCTCCTTTTTGTCGCTTTTGAATGTATGCCGGTGTTTGTAAAGCTCATTTCTTCCAAAGGCCCCTACGATGAAGAAATCCTTACCCGTGAAACGCTCCGCATACGCGAACTTGAACGGGAGCGGGAGGCAACGGAACGTATCAAAAACCGGACGCAGGAAACATATATAGATGCCGAAGCTGGAAAACAAAGCTCCATTATCCGCAGCAAAGCAATAGCCGAATTGGAACTAACCGAAACCGCCATCGAAGCCTGGAAGAACAAGGAACGCAAGGGCATCGCCGAAAATATCACCGATTATATCCGGATGAAGTAG
- a CDS encoding complex I subunit 4 family protein: protein MILAWLILILLTGGLLSWLIARWNVLLARYTALAAVLLDFAIALGIWLQNPSPGEWITDLNLEWIPRFGIRFHLALDGLSLLMLLLTFFLGALGVLCSWKEIRERPGFFHFNLLWVLAGITGVFLTMDLFLFYFFWEVMLIPMYFLIGIWGHANRIYAAYKFFIFTQASGLFMLLAILGLYFIQGQSSGNYSFDYFDLLGTELPAGIAGWLMGGFLLAFIVKLPAFPFHNWLPDAHGEAPTAGSLVLAGLLLKTGAYGLIRFVLPLFPEQAMNFAPWGMLLGVIGILYGGKLAFAQTDLKRLIAYTSVSHMGFVMLGVFAFTEMALQGVVMQMITHGISTGALFLLAGMLYERTHTRDITQMGGLWKGHPALGAAMMVFVMASLGLPGLGNFIAEFLTLNGTWPSNRLMTVLAATGLVIATIYSLRIMQKVFFGQTQKEWEFPDMRLREYLIMMPLVAAIIWLGLFPQKALETSENAIMKLNQPGSVFNISPGAPALNQAENTLKIQPGEKEVFDERN, encoded by the coding sequence ATGATCCTCGCCTGGCTGATATTGATCCTGCTGACCGGAGGGCTGCTTTCCTGGCTGATTGCCCGCTGGAATGTGTTGCTGGCGCGGTATACGGCCCTGGCAGCGGTGCTTCTTGACTTCGCCATCGCCCTGGGAATCTGGCTGCAAAACCCATCGCCCGGGGAATGGATAACAGACCTGAACCTGGAATGGATCCCCCGCTTCGGCATCCGCTTTCATTTAGCGCTCGACGGCCTGAGCCTGCTAATGCTCCTGCTTACCTTTTTCCTGGGAGCGCTGGGCGTGCTTTGCTCCTGGAAAGAGATCAGGGAGCGGCCCGGCTTCTTTCATTTTAACCTGCTTTGGGTACTCGCCGGCATAACCGGCGTATTTCTGACAATGGACCTTTTTCTCTTTTATTTTTTCTGGGAAGTCATGCTCATTCCTATGTATTTCCTGATCGGTATCTGGGGCCACGCAAACCGCATTTACGCCGCTTATAAATTTTTTATTTTCACGCAGGCCAGCGGGCTATTCATGTTACTGGCCATCCTGGGGCTTTATTTCATCCAGGGACAAAGCTCCGGGAACTATTCCTTCGATTATTTTGACTTACTGGGTACGGAATTACCGGCAGGTATTGCCGGCTGGCTCATGGGCGGCTTCCTCCTTGCCTTTATCGTGAAACTGCCCGCCTTCCCCTTCCACAACTGGCTTCCCGATGCGCATGGAGAAGCCCCTACCGCCGGCAGCCTGGTATTGGCCGGATTGCTGCTAAAGACCGGGGCCTATGGCCTGATCCGCTTTGTATTGCCGCTGTTCCCGGAACAAGCCATGAACTTCGCTCCCTGGGGAATGCTGCTGGGCGTGATCGGGATCCTGTACGGAGGCAAGCTCGCCTTTGCCCAAACCGATCTGAAACGGCTCATTGCCTACACGAGCGTAAGCCACATGGGTTTCGTCATGCTGGGGGTATTTGCCTTTACTGAAATGGCGCTGCAGGGAGTAGTGATGCAAATGATCACCCACGGCATCAGCACGGGAGCCTTATTTCTCCTGGCAGGAATGCTGTACGAACGTACGCATACCCGGGACATTACCCAAATGGGAGGTTTGTGGAAAGGGCATCCGGCGCTCGGCGCCGCCATGATGGTCTTTGTCATGGCTTCCCTGGGATTGCCGGGCCTGGGAAATTTCATTGCGGAGTTCCTCACGTTAAACGGTACCTGGCCTTCCAACCGGCTAATGACGGTACTGGCCGCGACGGGCCTGGTAATCGCCACTATCTACTCGCTGCGCATTATGCAGAAAGTGTTTTTCGGACAAACACAGAAGGAATGGGAATTTCCAGATATGCGGCTCCGGGAGTACCTGATCATGATGCCCCTGGTGGCGGCGATCATCTGGCTTGGCTTATTTCCGCAAAAAGCGTTGGAAACATCGGAAAATGCGATCATGAAACTAAACCAGCCAGGAAGCGTCTTCAACATCTCACCCGGCGCCCCCGCGCTAAATCAGGCGGAGAATACTTTGAAAATCCAACCCGGCGAAAAGGAGGTCTTCGATGAACGGAACTGA
- the nuoL gene encoding NADH-quinone oxidoreductase subunit L, producing the protein MAWWLIPAFPYLGAMILILAGGRLSKPAAGIIGCGSMGLSALLTIITGVAFISGKGEPLTLRLWEWFDVAGWSPGITLYLDSLSLVFTFVITFVGFLIHVYSTGYMAKDEGFTRFFAYLNLFVGSMLMLVLADNLLLMYLGWEGVGLCSFLLIGFWYKDPVNGAAAQKAFIVTRIGDTAFAIGLFMLFQAFGTLNIREILSGTEGVWPAAASPTVIALLLLGGAVGKSAQLPLQTWLPDAMAGPTPVSALIHAATMVTAGVYLIARMHPIFELSPAAMSTVALIGALTLLIAGFSALCQRDLKRVLAYSTISQIGYMFLALGLGAWTAAIFHFFTHAFFKALLFLGAGAVIEALHHEQDMFKMGGLRKELPVVYWTFLAGSASLAALPLITAGFYSKDQIVWLAFAGENGSTWLWLAALTGAFLTAIYTFRMVFITFWGEVKTAVSHHPGKAMTVPLLILAFFSIFAGFIELPHNLGHITLFSGFLNTVLPVSHSVRESIALEWLSQGIAAILTFGGIYISWLFFIRKPQLLPGLDKSTRGLQRLFHSGWAFDQLYGALLVRPYKWLAAINREDITDKFYTSLASFSFWLNRQFIQTQTGILRQYILGAAIGALIILTISILA; encoded by the coding sequence GGTGGTTAATTCCGGCTTTCCCCTATTTAGGAGCAATGATCCTGATCCTTGCCGGCGGCCGGCTTTCTAAACCGGCAGCAGGGATCATTGGCTGCGGAAGCATGGGGCTTTCCGCGCTGCTGACTATTATTACCGGCGTTGCGTTTATTTCCGGGAAAGGCGAACCCCTGACACTCCGGCTTTGGGAATGGTTTGACGTGGCTGGCTGGAGCCCCGGGATCACCCTTTACCTGGATTCCCTGTCACTGGTTTTTACCTTTGTCATTACGTTTGTGGGTTTCCTGATCCATGTCTATTCCACCGGCTACATGGCCAAAGATGAGGGCTTCACTCGCTTTTTCGCTTACCTGAACCTGTTCGTGGGCTCCATGCTGATGCTGGTGCTGGCCGACAACCTGCTGCTGATGTATTTGGGATGGGAAGGCGTAGGCCTTTGCTCCTTCCTTCTTATCGGTTTCTGGTATAAGGATCCTGTAAACGGAGCGGCTGCGCAAAAAGCATTTATTGTTACCCGGATCGGCGATACGGCCTTTGCCATCGGATTATTTATGCTGTTCCAGGCATTCGGCACCCTGAATATCCGGGAGATCCTGAGCGGTACGGAAGGCGTATGGCCTGCCGCCGCCAGCCCCACGGTAATTGCGCTGCTTCTGCTTGGCGGAGCGGTGGGAAAATCAGCCCAGCTGCCCCTGCAGACCTGGCTTCCAGATGCAATGGCCGGCCCCACCCCGGTTTCGGCGCTGATCCATGCTGCCACCATGGTTACGGCCGGGGTCTACCTGATCGCCAGGATGCATCCCATCTTCGAGCTTTCTCCCGCGGCAATGAGTACCGTGGCGCTTATCGGGGCTCTGACGCTGCTCATTGCTGGGTTCAGCGCCCTTTGCCAGCGGGACCTGAAACGGGTGCTGGCCTACTCCACCATCAGCCAGATCGGGTATATGTTCCTGGCGCTGGGGCTCGGCGCATGGACGGCCGCCATTTTCCATTTTTTTACCCATGCTTTCTTCAAGGCCTTGCTATTCCTGGGAGCGGGCGCCGTGATCGAAGCCCTGCATCACGAACAGGATATGTTCAAAATGGGCGGCTTGCGCAAGGAACTTCCCGTGGTCTATTGGACTTTTCTCGCCGGCTCCGCATCCCTGGCTGCGCTGCCCCTTATCACCGCCGGTTTTTACAGCAAGGACCAGATCGTCTGGCTGGCCTTCGCCGGTGAAAATGGCAGTACCTGGCTATGGCTTGCAGCGTTAACGGGAGCATTTCTTACCGCTATATATACCTTCCGGATGGTGTTCATCACCTTCTGGGGTGAAGTCAAAACAGCCGTTTCTCATCATCCGGGCAAGGCGATGACTGTCCCGCTGCTGATCCTTGCTTTCTTTTCCATCTTTGCCGGCTTTATCGAATTACCGCATAACCTGGGGCATATTACCTTATTTTCCGGCTTTCTGAATACCGTATTGCCGGTATCCCACTCCGTCAGGGAGTCCATCGCACTGGAATGGCTCTCCCAGGGCATCGCCGCGATACTCACTTTTGGAGGCATTTATATTTCCTGGTTGTTTTTTATACGGAAACCGCAGCTGCTGCCCGGACTGGATAAAAGCACCAGGGGCTTGCAGCGGCTTTTTCATTCCGGATGGGCCTTTGACCAATTATACGGAGCCCTCTTGGTAAGGCCCTATAAATGGCTGGCTGCCATCAACCGTGAAGATATTACGGATAAATTTTATACAAGCCTTGCTTCCTTCAGCTTCTGGCTGAACAGGCAATTTATTCAAACCCAAACAGGAATCCTCCGGCAATACATTCTCGGCGCTGCGATAGGAGCCCTTATTATTTTGACTATTAGCATTTTAGCATGA
- a CDS encoding NADH-quinone oxidoreductase subunit N translates to MNGTDFMSILPLLICSAAALVLISAIAIRRNHLLMYILTLLSFLAAFAGVFYSYDSIPHIIEPLFIIDGAGIFSMGLILLAALAVTLLSYGYFEQRESRREEYYVLLVLATLGALVLVISRHFASLFLGLETLSVSLYGLIAYLRRRERSDEAGIKYLILAAFSSAFLLFGMALIYAQTGNMSFPEIGKSLAAMEQLTPLLMAGFGMMIVGIGFKLAVVPFHMWTADVYEGAPAPVTAFIATVSKGGMMILLLRFFAEVNAYRYPVLLLIFSVIAIISMFAGNLLALMQQNVKRLLAYSSVAHLGYLLVAFIAVAGNAGGAGVEAVIFYLVAYFITTLGAFGVLTVLSDPVRDAEKMEDYKGLLWNRPWLALVFTAMLLSLAGIPLTAGFIGKFYVVAAGVDSSRWLLVIMLVINSVIGLFYYLRLVVMMLQPPDARETSESLHPAFYIIGGTTLAALLLMLVWFGIYPGYLMDLIREMQIAAR, encoded by the coding sequence ATGAACGGAACTGATTTTATGAGCATTCTCCCTTTACTGATCTGTTCGGCAGCAGCCCTCGTATTGATCAGCGCCATTGCCATTCGCCGCAATCACCTGTTAATGTATATACTGACCCTGCTCTCCTTCCTCGCCGCGTTTGCAGGAGTTTTTTATTCATATGACAGCATTCCGCATATTATTGAGCCGCTCTTTATCATTGACGGCGCAGGCATTTTCAGCATGGGGCTTATCCTGCTGGCAGCGCTGGCCGTAACCCTCCTTTCCTACGGCTATTTTGAACAAAGAGAAAGCCGCAGGGAAGAATATTATGTGCTGCTGGTCCTGGCTACCCTGGGCGCACTGGTCCTGGTCATCAGCCGGCATTTCGCTTCCCTGTTTCTGGGGCTGGAAACACTTAGCGTAAGCCTTTACGGCCTTATCGCCTACCTTCGCCGCCGCGAAAGATCAGATGAAGCTGGTATTAAGTACCTGATCCTGGCCGCCTTTTCTTCCGCCTTCCTGTTGTTTGGCATGGCGCTTATTTACGCGCAGACCGGGAATATGTCTTTCCCGGAAATAGGCAAATCCCTGGCAGCGATGGAGCAGCTTACCCCGCTGCTGATGGCCGGTTTCGGAATGATGATCGTGGGCATCGGCTTCAAGCTGGCTGTGGTGCCCTTTCATATGTGGACTGCCGATGTGTACGAGGGCGCTCCAGCCCCGGTAACCGCCTTTATCGCCACTGTTTCCAAAGGGGGAATGATGATCCTTTTGCTTCGCTTCTTTGCAGAGGTGAATGCTTACCGCTACCCTGTACTCCTGCTTATTTTCTCGGTAATCGCCATTATTTCCATGTTCGCAGGAAACCTGCTTGCGCTTATGCAGCAAAATGTAAAACGCCTCCTGGCCTACTCCTCTGTCGCCCACCTGGGTTACCTTCTGGTAGCCTTTATCGCCGTTGCTGGAAATGCGGGCGGCGCCGGCGTGGAAGCCGTCATCTTTTACCTGGTTGCATATTTCATCACCACGCTGGGCGCCTTCGGCGTCCTTACCGTGCTTTCCGATCCCGTACGCGATGCCGAAAAGATGGAAGACTATAAAGGCCTCCTCTGGAACCGCCCCTGGCTGGCCCTGGTATTTACCGCCATGCTTCTGTCACTAGCGGGCATTCCGCTCACCGCCGGTTTCATAGGCAAATTCTACGTGGTGGCAGCCGGCGTGGATTCCAGCCGCTGGCTGCTGGTCATTATGCTGGTTATCAATAGCGTTATCGGGCTATTCTATTACCTGCGCCTGGTAGTCATGATGCTCCAGCCGCCGGATGCCCGGGAAACAAGCGAATCGCTGCACCCGGCATTCTATATAATCGGAGGCACTACGCTTGCCGCCCTCCTGCTGATGCTGGTCTGGTTTGGCATATACCCCGGATACCTGATGGACCTCATCCGGGAAATGCAAATCGCGGCGAGATGA
- a CDS encoding head GIN domain-containing protein, with amino-acid sequence MKRFPAKLLISIILLSGCIPSATAQNSQSRDISGFEAISLEGSFEVFIEEGARESLRMEGDSETMNKIKTEVRDGTLKIYTERKWWDWKGWIDNGPVNIYITYKELNALSVSGSGTIKSESELRNNSLGLYVSGSGNIQAPINVSSLESHISGSGKLVVSGSSGEADIRVSGSGDFSGKNLEVNEAEIHISGSGNAWLRVEEELEARISGSGNVHYSGNPVRKSISSSGSGKAIARN; translated from the coding sequence ATGAAAAGGTTTCCCGCAAAACTCTTGATCAGCATTATTCTTCTCTCAGGCTGTATACCTAGTGCAACCGCGCAAAATTCGCAGTCCCGTGACATATCCGGGTTCGAGGCCATTAGCCTGGAAGGCTCCTTTGAAGTTTTTATTGAAGAAGGCGCCAGGGAAAGCCTCCGGATGGAAGGTGATTCCGAAACCATGAATAAGATAAAGACCGAGGTCAGGGACGGAACGCTGAAAATTTACACCGAAAGGAAATGGTGGGATTGGAAGGGCTGGATTGATAATGGGCCCGTCAATATTTACATCACGTATAAGGAACTCAATGCTCTCTCCGTAAGCGGTTCCGGAACCATCAAATCTGAAAGCGAGCTGCGCAATAATTCCCTTGGCTTGTATGTAAGCGGATCGGGAAACATACAAGCGCCCATTAACGTATCTTCGCTGGAAAGCCATATCAGCGGTTCCGGGAAACTGGTCGTCTCAGGCAGCAGCGGCGAAGCAGATATCCGGGTTTCCGGATCGGGCGACTTTTCCGGAAAGAACCTGGAAGTCAACGAGGCGGAAATCCATATCAGCGGTTCCGGAAATGCCTGGCTAAGGGTTGAGGAGGAACTTGAGGCCCGTATCAGCGGCTCCGGAAATGTTCACTACAGTGGCAACCCTGTCCGTAAAAGCATATCAAGCAGCGGTTCCGGCAAAGCCATTGCCCGAAACTGA
- a CDS encoding tectonin domain-containing protein, giving the protein MKKRRISTEEYQFALSIFEREFPPRDEITITDGTGLGGRPYVRPTIDGHIRIYMGALYDKCLDSDSNKAAFAHELTHAWQIEHYGLLWYGAQAIDNQVLSDDAYSYVCDATKTLGDYNAEQQGEIISDYFRKDPCASAVARKTLHSQTWKLLIGSDGRDITVDANGVYYLVNTAGLIYRYEGKDWRRLSGSAGRSIAANNNSVCLVNTEGMIYRLISETWERMPGSDAIDIAINQDGAIWMVNTAGKIYQFQGSSWKQMPGSDGIRIAAGGGQVWLINTVGKIYQFNGSGWTQTSGSDGRDITVANDGTVFLTNTVGNIYQREGNNWTQLDGSDGSAISANNGKLALINTKGRLYYRNFGLMRNHDWNIAASSFVSTRQ; this is encoded by the coding sequence ATGAAAAAAAGAAGGATCTCAACGGAAGAGTACCAGTTCGCATTGTCCATTTTTGAAAGGGAATTTCCTCCGCGCGATGAAATCACCATTACGGACGGTACGGGACTTGGCGGCAGGCCTTATGTTCGCCCGACCATTGACGGCCACATCAGGATCTACATGGGCGCACTTTATGATAAATGCCTGGATTCTGACAGCAATAAAGCAGCTTTCGCGCATGAGCTTACCCATGCATGGCAAATTGAACATTATGGTTTGCTATGGTATGGCGCCCAGGCAATTGATAACCAGGTACTATCTGACGACGCTTATTCTTATGTCTGCGATGCAACAAAAACGCTGGGCGATTATAATGCTGAGCAGCAAGGGGAAATTATATCTGATTATTTCCGGAAAGACCCCTGCGCATCTGCCGTTGCCAGGAAAACGCTGCACAGCCAAACCTGGAAGTTGTTGATTGGCAGCGACGGCAGGGACATCACTGTTGATGCTAACGGAGTTTATTACCTGGTGAATACCGCAGGCCTTATTTACCGGTACGAAGGCAAGGACTGGCGCCGCTTGTCGGGAAGCGCCGGACGTTCCATTGCCGCAAATAATAACAGCGTCTGCCTGGTCAATACAGAAGGGATGATTTACCGGTTAATAAGCGAAACCTGGGAAAGAATGCCCGGCAGCGACGCAATAGATATAGCCATTAACCAGGACGGCGCCATTTGGATGGTGAACACAGCCGGCAAGATCTATCAATTTCAGGGATCCTCATGGAAGCAGATGCCAGGCAGCGACGGAATCCGAATTGCCGCAGGAGGCGGACAGGTATGGCTCATCAATACTGTTGGAAAAATATACCAGTTCAACGGTTCGGGCTGGACGCAGACCAGCGGCAGCGATGGCCGGGATATTACCGTTGCAAATGACGGAACCGTTTTTCTCACAAATACAGTTGGCAATATATACCAGCGGGAGGGAAATAACTGGACCCAGCTGGATGGAAGCGATGGAAGCGCCATCTCGGCAAACAATGGAAAACTGGCCCTCATAAATACCAAAGGACGGTTGTACTACCGGAATTTCGGTTTAATGCGTAATCACGATTGGAATATCGCCGCCTCTTCATTCGTAAGCACCCGGCAATAA
- a CDS encoding helix-turn-helix domain-containing protein gives MNNSSLAQEIIALRKSKRLSQEKLAELASINLRTLQRIEKGETEPRGDTLRLIAAALEVPLENLFYALEKKDAQEKKDPQEQKDVPEKEDLPEKEDKSFLHFLNLSALSFWFIPFGNIFVPMFLWHIKKDQVKNARNLGKRIINFQITWSLAAFLLFCYLIMAKIMHLQLFFPPIVGWLMLPGFYILNTFLILLASYQLNSGREKIFSASLKIVR, from the coding sequence ATGAATAATAGTTCTTTGGCTCAGGAGATCATCGCTCTGCGAAAAAGTAAAAGGCTTTCGCAGGAAAAGCTGGCCGAGCTGGCTTCCATTAACCTGAGAACATTGCAGCGTATTGAAAAGGGGGAAACCGAACCGAGAGGTGATACGCTCAGGCTAATTGCTGCGGCATTGGAGGTACCACTGGAAAACCTGTTCTACGCCCTGGAAAAGAAGGACGCGCAGGAAAAGAAGGACCCGCAGGAACAGAAGGACGTGCCGGAAAAGGAAGATTTGCCAGAAAAGGAAGATAAAAGCTTTCTGCACTTCCTGAACCTATCCGCCTTGTCATTCTGGTTTATTCCTTTTGGAAATATTTTTGTGCCGATGTTCCTTTGGCATATAAAAAAGGATCAGGTAAAGAATGCCCGGAACCTTGGAAAGCGCATTATTAACTTCCAGATCACCTGGTCGCTGGCAGCTTTCTTGTTATTTTGCTATCTGATTATGGCGAAAATTATGCATCTTCAATTGTTTTTTCCGCCTATCGTTGGCTGGCTGATGCTGCCAGGATTTTACATACTGAATACCTTCCTGATACTGCTGGCATCTTATCAATTAAACAGCGGCAGGGAGAAAATTTTTTCAGCTTCTCTGAAAATAGTTCGCTAA
- a CDS encoding Nramp family divalent metal transporter, whose product MPEPTNNPLREDPYLLSEDSIREPPVTFSGKFRQLGPGFILSAAIVGSGELIATTTLGAKAGFITFWVILLSCLVKVTLQLEFGKHAIYSGETIMAAFNRLPGPRLGKASWTIWTWLFIQLFKLLQVGGIIGGVAIALHIAFAFLPVPAWTFLAAISAALLVYKGYYGSVEKLCLLMIGLFTLLTFASLFSLQYTPYALGWDEIASGLSFNLPVAAVGVAIAAFGITGVGGDEIMYYNYWCIEKGYARFTGPYRDTPEWQRRAKGWISVMYLDALFSMLIYTLVTAAFYLLGAAILHRQGTVPEGYAMIETLSYIYTETLGPWAKSVYLLGAFIVLYSTLFAALASWTRIFSDAFGQIGWLDFYRQETRKKSIAIMAWVFPFAWSLLYLFIKLPVLMILLGGFSTSILLLIVVFAAYNFRYRRTPANLLPTRFYDVSLWISALVILAVGVYSISKVI is encoded by the coding sequence TTGCCTGAACCAACAAACAACCCGTTGCGGGAAGATCCTTACCTGCTCTCGGAGGACAGCATCCGGGAGCCGCCGGTAACATTTTCCGGGAAATTCCGGCAATTAGGCCCCGGCTTTATTCTCTCGGCAGCCATCGTCGGTTCCGGGGAACTGATCGCCACCACTACACTTGGGGCGAAAGCGGGATTTATTACCTTCTGGGTAATCCTACTGAGCTGCCTGGTGAAAGTAACGCTCCAGCTTGAATTTGGCAAGCATGCTATTTATTCGGGCGAGACCATTATGGCCGCCTTCAACCGGCTTCCCGGCCCCCGCCTGGGCAAGGCCAGCTGGACCATCTGGACCTGGCTTTTCATCCAGCTGTTCAAGCTACTGCAGGTGGGCGGTATCATTGGAGGGGTAGCGATTGCCCTGCATATCGCCTTCGCTTTCCTTCCGGTTCCGGCCTGGACCTTTCTGGCAGCCATTTCGGCCGCCTTACTGGTTTATAAAGGGTATTATGGTTCGGTCGAAAAACTTTGCCTCCTGATGATCGGCTTATTCACGCTCCTGACCTTTGCCTCGCTTTTTTCGCTTCAATATACCCCATACGCATTAGGCTGGGATGAAATAGCCAGCGGGTTATCATTCAACCTGCCCGTGGCGGCTGTTGGCGTGGCGATCGCCGCCTTCGGCATTACCGGCGTAGGCGGGGATGAGATCATGTATTATAATTACTGGTGCATTGAGAAGGGCTATGCCCGGTTTACCGGCCCTTACCGGGATACTCCGGAATGGCAGCGCAGGGCGAAGGGATGGATATCGGTGATGTACCTGGATGCCCTCTTTTCCATGCTCATTTATACCTTGGTAACAGCAGCCTTTTATCTCCTGGGTGCAGCTATCCTGCACCGCCAGGGCACCGTACCGGAAGGATACGCAATGATTGAGACCTTGTCCTATATTTATACGGAAACCCTCGGCCCCTGGGCAAAATCGGTATACCTGCTGGGTGCCTTTATTGTTCTTTACTCTACCTTGTTTGCCGCCCTGGCCAGCTGGACGCGCATTTTCTCCGATGCCTTCGGGCAAATAGGCTGGCTTGATTTTTACCGGCAGGAAACAAGGAAAAAAAGCATTGCCATCATGGCCTGGGTTTTTCCCTTTGCCTGGTCGCTGCTCTACCTCTTCATTAAGCTCCCGGTTTTGATGATCCTGCTAGGCGGGTTCAGTACATCCATCCTGCTGCTGATCGTTGTTTTTGCCGCGTATAATTTCAGGTACCGGCGCACGCCGGCAAACCTCCTCCCAACCCGCTTTTATGATGTCAGCCTCTGGATAAGCGCGCTGGTGATCCTCGCCGTTGGTGTTTATTCCATAAGCAAAGTGATTTGA